A genomic stretch from Caballeronia sp. LZ062 includes:
- a CDS encoding phosphoketolase family protein gives MNDDVQGKTATHTPLAPELLRDIDAYWRACNYLSVGMIYLRANPLLREPLKPEHIKRRLLGHWGSDPGQSFVWVHLNRLIKRDDLNVMFVSGPGHGAPATLANSYLEGHYSEIYPDRSPDERGMLRLFRAFSSPGGIGSHCTPETPGSIHEGGELGYSLSHSFGAAFDNPDLIVATMVGDGEAETGPLATSWHSNKFLNPATDGAVLPILHLNGYKIANPTILARIPHDELEALFKGYGYEPHFVEGDDPETMHQLMAATLERCIDKIHAIQERARAQPGDVTRPRWPMIVLRSPKGWTGPKEVNGHKVENFWRSHQVPVLDPATNYKSLAILEEWMRSYKPEELFDENGSLVESLRELAPVGGRRISANPHANGGLLRQALDMPDIRDYAFAFNGTASVYQSPTVVLAAFLRDVIRRNMLTFRLFGPDETASNKLDGVYEASGKRWLAEIKPEDADGGALSTEGRVMEMLSEHTLEGWFEGYVLTGRHGLFATYEAFVHVIDSMFNQHAKWLEKAKNELSWRAPVPSINLLITSLVWRQDHNGFTHQDPGFLDVVTNKSPEVVRIYLPPDANCLLSVADHCLRSHDYVNVIVADKQPHLQYLNMQDAMVHCAKGIGIWDWASTDQNHEPDVVVASAGDIATMEALAAVEILKTHCPELKIRFVNVVDLFRLMPDTDHPHGLSNRDFDSLFTRDKPVIFNFHSYASLVHKLTYNRTNHDNMHVHGYRERGNINTPFELAIINGVDRYSLAIDVIDRVPGLSSTAAHTKEMLKNQIIESVRYAHEEGIDHDQIREWTWKG, from the coding sequence TTGAACGACGACGTCCAAGGCAAGACCGCGACGCACACCCCTCTCGCTCCCGAACTGCTACGCGACATAGACGCCTATTGGCGCGCCTGCAATTATCTCTCGGTCGGCATGATCTACCTGCGCGCCAATCCGCTGCTGCGCGAACCGCTCAAGCCGGAGCACATCAAACGGCGGCTGCTCGGTCACTGGGGCTCGGACCCCGGACAATCGTTCGTATGGGTCCATTTGAACCGTCTCATCAAACGCGACGATCTCAACGTCATGTTCGTCTCGGGACCCGGCCACGGTGCGCCGGCGACACTTGCGAATTCATACCTGGAAGGCCATTACTCGGAGATCTATCCGGACCGCAGCCCCGACGAGCGCGGCATGCTGCGGCTCTTTCGCGCGTTCTCCTCGCCGGGCGGCATCGGCTCGCATTGCACGCCGGAGACGCCGGGTTCCATTCACGAAGGCGGCGAACTCGGCTACAGCCTGTCGCATTCATTCGGCGCGGCTTTCGACAATCCCGACTTGATTGTCGCGACGATGGTCGGTGATGGCGAAGCTGAGACGGGACCGCTCGCCACTTCATGGCACTCGAACAAGTTTCTCAATCCCGCGACCGACGGTGCCGTGTTGCCGATCCTGCATCTGAACGGCTACAAGATCGCGAATCCGACGATCCTCGCGCGCATTCCGCACGACGAACTCGAAGCGTTGTTCAAGGGCTATGGCTATGAGCCGCATTTCGTGGAAGGCGATGATCCCGAGACCATGCATCAATTGATGGCCGCGACGTTGGAACGCTGTATCGACAAGATTCATGCGATACAGGAACGTGCCCGCGCGCAACCCGGCGATGTAACGCGTCCCCGCTGGCCGATGATCGTGCTGCGCTCGCCGAAAGGCTGGACCGGTCCGAAGGAGGTCAACGGGCATAAGGTCGAGAACTTCTGGCGCTCGCATCAGGTGCCGGTGCTCGATCCAGCGACGAACTATAAAAGTCTTGCGATCCTCGAAGAATGGATGAGGAGTTACAAGCCCGAAGAACTGTTCGATGAAAACGGATCGCTTGTGGAAAGCCTGCGCGAACTCGCGCCAGTGGGCGGCCGCCGTATCAGCGCGAATCCGCACGCGAACGGCGGCCTCCTGCGGCAGGCGCTCGATATGCCGGATATCCGCGATTACGCCTTCGCATTCAACGGGACTGCGAGCGTCTATCAATCGCCAACAGTCGTGCTCGCAGCCTTTCTCCGTGATGTGATCCGCCGCAACATGCTGACGTTCCGTCTCTTCGGCCCCGATGAGACTGCAAGCAACAAGCTCGACGGCGTGTACGAAGCATCAGGCAAACGCTGGCTGGCAGAGATCAAGCCCGAGGACGCGGACGGCGGCGCACTTTCGACCGAAGGCCGCGTGATGGAGATGCTCTCCGAGCACACGCTCGAAGGATGGTTCGAAGGCTACGTGTTGACGGGGCGCCACGGGCTCTTCGCGACATACGAAGCGTTTGTGCATGTGATCGATTCGATGTTCAATCAGCACGCGAAATGGCTGGAAAAAGCAAAGAACGAGCTCTCCTGGCGCGCGCCGGTGCCGTCGATCAATCTGCTTATCACATCGCTCGTGTGGCGTCAGGACCATAACGGATTCACGCATCAAGACCCCGGCTTTCTCGATGTCGTGACCAACAAGAGCCCGGAAGTCGTGCGTATTTATCTGCCGCCGGATGCGAACTGCCTTTTGAGCGTCGCGGACCATTGCCTGCGCTCGCATGACTATGTGAACGTGATCGTCGCGGACAAGCAGCCGCATTTGCAGTACCTGAACATGCAGGACGCGATGGTGCATTGCGCGAAGGGCATCGGCATATGGGACTGGGCGTCGACCGATCAGAATCACGAGCCGGATGTCGTCGTGGCATCGGCGGGCGATATCGCGACGATGGAGGCGCTCGCCGCCGTCGAAATCCTCAAGACGCATTGCCCTGAGTTAAAGATCCGCTTCGTCAATGTGGTCGATCTCTTCAGGCTCATGCCCGACACAGACCATCCACACGGCTTGTCCAATCGGGATTTCGATTCGCTCTTCACGCGTGACAAGCCTGTTATCTTCAACTTCCATTCATACGCGTCCCTCGTGCACAAGCTCACGTATAACCGCACGAATCACGACAACATGCATGTGCATGGCTATCGCGAGCGCGGCAACATCAATACGCCGTTCGAACTGGCGATCATCAATGGCGTCGATCGCTATAGCCTCGCCATCGATGTGATCGACCGTGTGCCGGGCCTCTCGAGCACGGCTGCGCATACCAAGGAGATGCTCAAGAATCAGATCATCGAAAGCGTGCGCTATGCGCATGAGGAAGGCATCGATCACGATCAGATTCGCGAATGGACCTGGAAGGGCTGA
- a CDS encoding DEAD/DEAH box helicase gives MTADFPTPDDALAGFHPAVVNWFRAHFAAPTAAQARAWPIIHARRSALVAAPTGSGKTLTAFLAALDELVRDGIAGGGVLPDETRVVYVSPLKALSNDIRVNLEAPLAGIASELRDMGVVAPEVRAAVRTGDTTQQERNAVRKRPPHILVTTPESLYVLLSSDSGRGMLSTTRTVIVDEIHAVAGGKRGSHLSLSLERLDALCEERGAARPVRVGLSATQKPIELVAKFLAGDGQPCEIVDVGHVRARDLALELPPMPLEAIMSNDMWERVYDRLAELSAQHRTTLVFVNTRRMAERAARHLTDRLGKEAVAAHHGSLAREHRLDAEQRLKRGELRVLIATASLELGIDIGEVDLVCQIGSPGSIGAFLQRVGRSGHHVGGVPKGRLFPTSRDDLIECAALLDCVRRGELDALTIPRAPLDVLAQQITAEVACREWGEDALFERIRRAYPYATLDRAHYDAVLRTLAEGYTGRQGVRAAYVHRDAVSRTLRARRGGKLTAVTSGGAIPDNADFAVLLEPQGLQIGTVNEDFAVESLAGDIFQLGNTSYRILRVEGGRVRVENANGQPPNIPFWLGEAPGRSDELSFAISRLRADVDARLALGGGEARLHAACNMPNATQRPSSVDTTVRWLADETGIGTEAAQQIVDYLARSRAALSVLPTQDTLVMERFFDESGGMQLVIHAPFGSRVNRAWGLALRKRFCRTFNFELQAAATEDAIVLSLTGSHSFALDDVWRYLRSATAEHVLIQALLDAPLFGVRWRWNATNALALPRYAGGRKVAPQLQRMRSEDLLAAVFPDQVACAENVAGEREVPTHPLVEQTIDDCLHDAMDSDAWLALLRRIEAGDVRLVTRDLPAPSPLAAEILSARPYAFLDDAPLEERRTQAVLARRWTDPQSTDDLGALDADAIASVREEAWPDVTSADEMHEALTSLAGVTDAEAAASDGWPAWLDVLARAGRATRLQIAEHDGLWTPVERLALLRAVYERAPMHPRLSPPPGFDDAWNAEDALVEIVRARLSGFGPVTLAEIARPLALPASSVAVALTRLEAEGYVMRGRFTPGASGADEEWCERHLLARIHRYTVRRLRREIEPVERQDFMRFLLEWQRVAPDARGEGRDALLAVLEQLEGFEAPAVAWEDEILPARIADYSSIWLDEICRAGKIVWSRPAGRSRAASGPVRGTPIVLLPRRALAAWNALMQAEEAPELSSRAQRVFDALSAHGAMFFDELLTDTRLLRTELEDALGELVALGLVNADSFAGLRALLTPAAKRNAMSRRTRRPGGGLFIGGMDDAGRWALLHRAKPGHESGDTEHVALALLRRYGVVFWRLLEREAQWLPPWRDLLRVYHRLEARGEIRGGRFVAGLAGEQFALPEAVPLLREMRRRPKEGAFVALSAVDPLNLVGTLLPGDKVPALAGNRVLYVDGVPAGAVIAGKTHYFGDADAQTRERMRLALVKRNARSLSTSATRQVTVPD, from the coding sequence ATGACCGCCGATTTCCCCACGCCCGACGACGCGCTCGCGGGCTTTCATCCTGCCGTCGTCAACTGGTTCCGCGCGCACTTCGCCGCGCCGACCGCCGCACAGGCGCGCGCGTGGCCGATCATCCATGCGCGCCGCTCCGCGCTCGTCGCCGCGCCCACCGGTTCTGGGAAGACGCTGACCGCGTTTCTGGCCGCGCTCGATGAACTCGTGCGCGACGGTATCGCGGGAGGCGGCGTCCTGCCGGACGAGACGCGCGTGGTCTATGTGTCGCCGCTGAAGGCGCTGTCGAACGACATCCGCGTGAATCTGGAAGCGCCGCTCGCGGGCATCGCAAGCGAGTTGCGCGATATGGGCGTGGTCGCGCCCGAGGTACGCGCCGCCGTGCGCACGGGCGACACGACGCAGCAGGAACGCAACGCGGTCAGGAAGCGTCCGCCGCACATCCTCGTGACCACGCCCGAGTCGCTGTACGTGCTCCTTTCGTCGGACTCGGGCCGTGGCATGTTGTCGACCACGCGCACGGTGATTGTCGACGAAATACACGCGGTCGCGGGCGGCAAGCGGGGTTCGCATCTGAGCCTGAGCCTCGAACGGCTCGATGCGCTGTGCGAGGAACGCGGTGCGGCCCGGCCCGTGCGCGTCGGACTTTCCGCGACGCAAAAGCCAATTGAACTCGTCGCAAAGTTTCTTGCAGGCGACGGGCAGCCGTGCGAGATCGTCGATGTCGGGCATGTGCGCGCACGCGATCTGGCGCTTGAACTGCCGCCGATGCCGCTAGAAGCGATCATGTCCAACGACATGTGGGAGCGTGTCTACGACAGGCTCGCGGAGTTGTCGGCGCAGCACCGGACGACGCTCGTCTTCGTGAACACGCGGCGCATGGCCGAGCGCGCGGCGCGGCATCTGACGGACCGGCTCGGTAAGGAAGCGGTCGCGGCGCATCACGGCAGCCTCGCGCGGGAGCATAGGCTCGACGCCGAGCAGCGTCTCAAGCGCGGCGAATTGCGCGTGCTGATCGCGACAGCATCGCTGGAACTGGGCATCGACATCGGCGAAGTGGATCTTGTATGCCAGATCGGCTCGCCGGGGTCCATCGGCGCGTTTCTGCAGCGGGTCGGGCGATCGGGGCACCATGTCGGCGGCGTGCCGAAAGGGCGGCTTTTTCCGACTTCGCGCGACGATTTGATCGAATGCGCCGCGCTGCTCGACTGCGTGCGCCGAGGCGAACTGGACGCGCTCACGATTCCGCGCGCACCGCTCGACGTGCTCGCGCAGCAGATCACCGCCGAAGTCGCGTGCCGCGAGTGGGGCGAGGATGCGCTTTTCGAGCGCATCCGTCGCGCGTATCCGTATGCCACGCTCGACCGTGCGCACTACGACGCCGTGCTGCGCACGCTCGCCGAAGGCTACACGGGGCGTCAGGGCGTGCGCGCAGCCTATGTGCATCGCGATGCGGTCAGCCGCACGCTGCGCGCCCGGCGCGGCGGCAAGCTGACCGCGGTGACGTCCGGCGGAGCGATTCCCGACAATGCGGATTTCGCCGTGCTGCTCGAGCCGCAAGGCTTGCAGATCGGCACGGTCAACGAGGACTTCGCCGTCGAAAGTCTCGCTGGCGATATCTTCCAGCTCGGCAACACGTCGTACCGCATCTTGCGTGTGGAAGGCGGGCGCGTGCGCGTCGAGAACGCAAACGGCCAGCCGCCGAATATCCCGTTCTGGCTCGGCGAAGCACCGGGCCGCAGCGACGAGCTTTCGTTCGCCATCTCGCGTTTGCGTGCGGACGTCGATGCGCGGCTCGCATTGGGCGGCGGTGAAGCACGCTTGCATGCTGCATGCAATATGCCGAATGCAACACAGCGGCCGTCATCCGTCGATACGACCGTCCGCTGGCTCGCCGACGAAACCGGCATCGGCACGGAAGCGGCGCAGCAGATCGTCGACTATCTCGCCCGCTCGCGTGCCGCGCTCTCCGTTCTGCCGACGCAGGACACGCTCGTCATGGAGCGCTTCTTCGACGAATCCGGCGGTATGCAACTCGTCATTCATGCGCCGTTCGGCAGCCGCGTCAATCGCGCGTGGGGGCTTGCGCTGCGCAAGCGGTTCTGCCGCACCTTCAATTTCGAGCTTCAGGCTGCGGCCACCGAAGACGCGATCGTGCTCTCGCTGACCGGCAGCCACAGCTTCGCGCTCGACGACGTCTGGCGGTATCTGAGGTCCGCCACCGCCGAGCACGTGCTGATTCAGGCGCTGCTCGATGCGCCGCTTTTCGGCGTGCGCTGGCGCTGGAATGCGACCAACGCGCTCGCGCTGCCGCGTTACGCCGGCGGGCGCAAGGTCGCGCCGCAACTGCAGCGCATGAGGAGCGAGGACCTGCTCGCGGCCGTGTTCCCGGATCAGGTCGCGTGCGCGGAAAACGTCGCGGGCGAGCGGGAGGTGCCGACGCATCCGCTCGTCGAGCAGACCATCGACGACTGTCTGCACGACGCGATGGACAGCGACGCGTGGCTCGCGCTTTTGCGACGCATCGAGGCGGGCGACGTGCGGCTCGTCACGCGCGATTTGCCCGCGCCGTCGCCGCTCGCCGCCGAGATTCTGTCGGCGCGGCCGTACGCATTCCTCGACGACGCCCCGCTCGAGGAACGCCGCACGCAGGCCGTGCTCGCGCGCCGCTGGACCGATCCGCAATCGACGGACGATCTCGGCGCGCTCGATGCCGATGCCATCGCGAGCGTGCGCGAAGAAGCGTGGCCTGACGTGACGAGCGCCGACGAAATGCACGAGGCGCTCACGAGCCTCGCCGGCGTGACGGACGCCGAAGCTGCCGCAAGCGACGGCTGGCCCGCGTGGCTGGATGTGCTCGCGCGCGCCGGCCGCGCGACGCGCCTGCAAATCGCCGAGCATGACGGTTTGTGGACGCCCGTCGAGCGTCTTGCTCTGCTGCGCGCCGTCTACGAACGCGCGCCGATGCATCCGCGCCTGTCCCCGCCGCCCGGTTTCGACGACGCGTGGAACGCCGAGGACGCGCTCGTCGAAATCGTGCGCGCGCGGCTGTCGGGCTTCGGGCCTGTGACGTTGGCGGAGATCGCGCGGCCGCTGGCGTTGCCGGCGTCGTCGGTGGCGGTCGCGTTGACGCGCCTCGAAGCCGAAGGCTATGTGATGCGCGGCCGGTTCACGCCGGGCGCATCGGGCGCCGACGAAGAATGGTGCGAGCGCCATCTGCTCGCGCGGATTCATCGCTATACGGTGCGGCGACTGCGTCGTGAGATCGAGCCGGTGGAGCGGCAAGACTTCATGCGCTTCCTGCTCGAGTGGCAGCGCGTCGCGCCCGATGCGCGCGGCGAAGGCCGCGACGCGCTGCTCGCCGTCCTCGAACAGCTGGAGGGGTTCGAAGCGCCCGCCGTCGCGTGGGAGGACGAGATCCTGCCCGCGCGCATCGCGGATTACTCCAGCATCTGGCTCGACGAAATCTGCCGCGCCGGGAAGATCGTGTGGTCGCGTCCCGCGGGCCGGTCGCGCGCGGCGAGCGGTCCGGTGCGCGGCACGCCCATCGTTCTGCTGCCGCGTCGCGCGCTGGCCGCGTGGAATGCGCTGATGCAGGCGGAGGAAGCGCCCGAGCTGTCATCGCGTGCACAGCGCGTCTTCGATGCGCTTTCGGCGCACGGCGCGATGTTCTTCGACGAATTGCTTACCGACACGCGCTTGTTGCGCACCGAACTGGAGGACGCGCTCGGCGAACTGGTCGCGCTCGGCCTCGTGAACGCCGACAGCTTCGCCGGCCTGCGCGCGCTCTTGACGCCCGCTGCGAAACGGAACGCGATGTCGCGCCGCACGCGCCGGCCGGGCGGCGGGCTGTTCATCGGCGGAATGGACGATGCAGGCCGCTGGGCGCTCTTGCATCGCGCGAAGCCGGGTCACGAAAGCGGCGATACCGAGCACGTCGCGCTGGCGCTGTTGCGCCGGTATGGCGTCGTTTTTTGGCGGCTGCTGGAGCGGGAGGCGCAATGGTTGCCGCCCTGGCGCGACCTGCTGCGCGTCTATCACCGGCTCGAGGCGCGCGGCGAGATTCGCGGCGGGCGGTTCGTCGCGGGGCTCGCCGGTGAGCAGTTCGCGTTGCCCGAGGCCGTGCCGCTGCTGCGCGAGATGCGCAGGCGGCCGAAGGAGGGCGCGTTCGTCGCGTTGAGCGCGGTCGATCCGTTAAACCTCGTCGGCACCTTGCTTCCGGGCGACAAAGTGCCGGCGCTCGCGGGCAACCGCGTGCTGTATGTCGATGGCGTGCCCGCCGGCGCGGTGATCGCGGGCAAGACGCATTACTTCGGTGATGCCGACGCGCAAACCCGCGAGCGGATGCGCCTTGCGCTCGTCAAACGGAACGCGCGGTCATTGAGCACGTCGGCCACGCGCCAAGTGACGGTTCCCGACTGA